A single Denticeps clupeoides chromosome 7, fDenClu1.1, whole genome shotgun sequence DNA region contains:
- the dcaf1 gene encoding DDB1- and CUL4-associated factor 1 isoform X1 — MASASEASVDSKAELTTLLEQWEREQLGSTPDLVAILTKISELVERETEEYHKADPDPFDDRHPGRADPECMLGHLLKILFKNDDFMNALVNTYMMSSREVSLNTAACCLLLDIMPGLETAVVFQEKEGIVERLFKWAQEAERPLRIYATGLLAGAMENQDIAANYREENSVLVPLMLHRLRELQEGAAETRKDLRRPSSRKSRGEPLLTLDEEMVAGSGFQDKNGREEEGEEAEQDGLEFSSSKSFVLAGRPDSAAKDPAKPGGLEEADGQVEASSQWRRAAECENGRKAKQKLKYAPPEPDRSFGELSNSSWSEMSPWVIGNNYHLYPLTPGIEQRLILQYLTPLGEYQELLAVFMQLGARELLIHYMDLKQTNDVQLTFEALKYLASLLLHKKFAAEFVAHGGVQKLLEIPRPSMAATGVSLCLYYLAYNQDAMERVCVLPHSVLADVVRYALWLLECSHASGCCHATMFFSISFSFRAVLELFDQQDGLRRLVNLISTLEILNPEDQGALLSDDEIFSSRQTAKHTCMALRRYFEAHLAIKVEQVKQSLQRSEGGAPIHPQPYYKACTYTHEQVVEMIEFLFEYGPVRLYWEPAEVFHKLSCVQLLLQLISIACDWRTYYGRSDTVRYALDILSILTVVPKTQLLLAEPVAVLDEGGSTISTVGMSIVLVVAEGEVFVNDAEIQKSALQVIINCVCAPDKRMSSIGKFIAGTPRRRLPQANRGSESVLAKMWNVVQSNNGIKVLLSLLTVKTPITDADQIRVLACKALVGLARSAAVRQIISKLPLFSSGQIQTLMKEPVLQDKRSEHVRFCKFAAELIERVSGKPLLMGTDVSLARLQRASVVAQTRISFPEKELLLLVRNHLVAKGLNDTANMLTKEADLPMAPLPLGHAHPAVPAVTMATSPTPAAIHSRTPRLANGVAARLGGHSSTPPALLHSQPRSCTPQGSALSSAAASNTPPLHSTSSPLIGRIVFSRERASPCGAGGRKPRVLRQKSDHGAFNQSPAMKKQLDRHLPSPPALDGIITEYLREQHARCKNPVTTCPLFSLFTPHQCPEPKQRRQAPANFTARHSCRAIDPKYGGVDGGCFDRHLIFSRFRPISVFREADEDESGFTCCAFSARERFLMLGTCTGQLKLYNVFTGQEEASYSCHGSAITHLEPSRDGSLLLTSASWSYPLSALWGMKSVFIMKHSFSDDHYVEFSKLSQDRVIGTKEHIAHIYDIQAGQKTLTLNNPDLANNYKRNCATFNPTDDLVLNDGVLWDVRSAQAIHKFDKFNMNISGVFHPNGQEVIINTEIWDLRTFHLLHTVPALDQCRIVFNNNGTVIYGAMLQADDEDDMMEQQMKSPFGSSFRTFDATDYKPIATIDVKRNIFDLCTDTKDCYLAVIENQDSINMDTVCRLYEVGRQRLAEEEEDEEDQEDEDQEDDDDDDDSDDDLDTDPLLAELENENNGEEEEDGEQDFSPSDDEEVARLLEEGGDDDEDDEEEEEDDEDDDDDSDDNEEDVELVLDNTGSSDNSDMEDDIILSLNE; from the exons GATCTCCGAGCTGGTAGAGCGGGAGACTGAGGAGTACCACAAAGCTGACCCGGACCCGTTCGATGATCGACACCCAG GACGGGCGGACCCAGAGTGCATGCTGGGGCACCTGCTGAAGATCCTGTTTAAGAACGACGACTTCATGAACGCG CTGGTGAACACGTACATGATGAGCAGTCGGGAGGTGTCCCTCAACACGGCTGCATGCTGCCTGCTGCTGGACATCATGCCTGGGCTGGAGACTGCCGTGGTCTTCCAGGAGAAG GAGGGAATTGTGGAGAGGCTGTTTAAGTGGGCTCAGGAGGCGGAGCGGCCGCTGCGGATCTACGCCACCGGTCTTCTAGCTGGAGCTATGGAGAACCAGGACATTGCAGCCAACTACCGCGAGGAGAACTCTGTGCTG GTGCCGCTGATGCTGCACCGCCTGCGTGAGCTGCAGGAGGGAGCGGCTGAGACCCGGAAGGACCTGAGGCGGCCGAGCTCCAGAAAGAGCCGCGGTGAGCCGCTGCTGACACTGGACGAGGAGATGGTGGCAGGCTCCGGGTTCCAGGACAAAAATGGCCgagaggaggagggcgaggagGCGGAGCAGGACGGCctggagttcagcagcagcaagTCCTTCGTCCTCGCCGGCCGGCCCGACTCCGCCGCCAAGGATCCGGCGAAGCCGGGAGGCCTGGAGGAGGCGGACGGGCAGGTGGAGGCCAGCAGCCAGTGGAGGAGGGCGGCCGAGTGCGAGAACGGCCGCAAGGCCAAGCAGAAGCTGAAGTACGCCCCGCCCGAGCCGGACCGCAGCTTCGGCGAGCTGTCCAACAGCAGCTGGTCCGAAATGAGTCCCTGGGTCATCGGGAACAACTACCACCTCTACCCCCTGACCCCCGGCATCGAGCAGCGCCTCATCCTGCAGTACCTCACGCCGCTGGGGGAGTACCAGGAG CTCCTGGCCGTGTTCATGCAGCTGGGAGCGCGCGAGCTGCTCATCCACTACATGGACCTCAAGCAGACCAACGACGTGCAGCTCACCTTCGAGGCGCTGAAG TACCTGGCCTCCTTGCTCCTCCACAAGAAGTTTGCCGCAGAGTTCGTTGCTCACGGCGGCGTTCAGAAGCTCCTGGAAATCCCGCGGCCATCGATGGCCGCCACCGGGGTCTCCCTGTGCCTGTACTACCTGGCCTACAACCAGGACGCCATGGAGCGG gtgtgtgtgctgcCTCACTCGGTCCTGGCCGACGTGGTGAGGTACGCGCTCTGGCTGCTGGAGTGTTCTCACGCGTCCGGCTGTTGCCATGCAACCATGTTCTTCTCAATCTCCTTCTCCTTCCGGGCGGTTTTGGAACTGTTCGACCAGCAGGATGGACTCCGTCGTCTCGTCAACTTg ATCAGCACTCTGGAAATCCTGAACCCAGAGGACCAGGGGGCGCTGTTGAGCGACGACGAGATCTTCTCCAGCCGCCAGACGGCCAAGCACACCTGCATGGCGCTGCGCCGCTACTTCGAGGCTCACCTGGCCATCAAGGTGGAGCAGGTGAAACAGTCGCTGCAGCGCAGCGAGGGCGGAGCTCCCATACACCCACAGCCGTACTACAAG GCGTGCACATACACTCACGAGCAGGTGGTAGAGATGATCGAGTTTCTGTTTGAGTACGGACCCGTCCGGCTCTACTGGGAACCCGCCGAGGTCTTCCACAAGCTGTCCTGcgtccagctgctgctgcagctcatcTCCATCGCCTGCGACTGGAGGACTTACTACGGCAG GAGCGACACGGTGCGCTACGCCCTGGACATCCTGAGCATCCTCACCGTGGTGCCCAAAACCCAGCTGCTGCTGGCCGAGCCCGTGGCCGTGCTGGACGAGGGCGGCTCCACCATCTCCACCGTGG GGATGAGCATCGTGCTGGTCGTGGCAGAAGGCGAGGTGTTCGTCAACGACGCCGAGATCCAGAAATCCGCCCTTCAGGTCATAATCAACTGCGTGTGCGCGCCGGACAAGCGCATGTCCAGCATCGGGAAGTTCATCGCCGGCACGCCGCGCCGCCGCCTGCCCCAGGCCAATCGCGGCAGCGAGAGCGTCCTGGCCAAGATGTGGAACGTGGTGCAGTCCAACAACGGCATCAAGGTGCTGCTGTCGCTGCTGACGGTCAAGACGCCCATCACGGACGCCGACCAGATCCGGGTGCTGGCCTGCAAGGCGCTGGTGGGCCTGGCGCGCTCGGCCGCGGTGCGGCAGATCATCAGCAAGCTGCCGCTGTTCAGCAGCGGCCAGATCCAGACGCTGATGAAGGAGCCGGTGCTGCAGGACAAGCGCAGCGAGCACGTGCGCTTCTGCAAGTTCGCCGCCGAGCTGATCGAGCGCGTGTCCGGCAAGCCGCTGCTGATGGGCACGGACGTGTCGCTGGCGCGGCTGCAGCGGGCCAGCGTGGTGGCGCAGACGCGCATCTCCTTCCCCGagaaggagctgctgctgctcgtcCGCAACCACCTGGTGGCCAAGGGCCTGAACGACACGGCCAACATGCTCACCAAGGAGGCCGACCTGCCCATGGCGCCGCTGCCGctgggccacgcccaccccgCCGTGCCCGCCGTCACCATGGCGACCTCGCCCACCCCCGCCGCCATCCACTCGAGGACTCCGCGGCTGGCCAACGGGGTGGCGGCGCGGCTGGGCGGCCACTCCTCCACCCCCCCCGCGCTGCTGCACTCCCAGCCGCGCTCGTGCACGCCGCAGGGCTCCGCCCTCTCCTCGGCCGCGGCGTCCAACACGCCTCCCCTCCACAGCACCAGCTCGCCGCTGATCGGCCGGATCGTGTTCTCGCGCGAGCGGGCGTCGCCGTGCGGCGCCGGCGGCCGCAAGCCGCGGGTCCTGCGGCAGAAGTCGGACCACGGCGCCTTCAACCAGAGCCCCGCCATGAAGAAGCAGCTGGACCGGCACCTGCCCTCGCCGCCGGCGCTGGACGGCATCATCACCGAGTACCTGCGCGAGCAGCACGCGCGCTGCAAGAACCCCGTCACCACCTGCCCGCTCTTCAGCCTCTTCACGCCGCACCAGTGCCCCGAGCCCAAGCAGCGGCGCCAGGCGCCCGCCAACTTCACCGCCCGCCACAGCTGCCGCGCCATCGACCCCAAGTACGGCGGCGTGGACGGCGGCTGCTTCGACCGCCACCTCATCTTCAGCCGCTTCCGGCCCATCTCGGTGTTCCGCGAGGCCGACGAGGACGAGAGCGGCTTCACCTGCTGCGCCTTCTCCGCCCGCGAGCGCTTCCTCATGCTGGGCACCTGCACCGGGCAGCTGAAGCTCTACAACGTCTTCACCGGGCAGGAGGAGGCCAGTTACAGCTGCCACGGCTCGGCCATCACTCACCTGGAGCCGTCCCGG GACGGCTCTCTGCTGCTGACCTCGGCCTCCTGGAGTTACCCGCTGTCCGCGCTCTGGGGCATGAAGTCCGTTTTCATCATGAA GCATTCGTTTTCAGACGATCATTACGTGGAGTTCAGTAAACTCTCTCAGGACAGGGTCATCGGGACGAAGGAGCACATAGCacat ATTTACGACATCCAGGCGGGTCAGAAAACCTTGACCTTAAACAACCCTGACCTGGCCAACAATTACAAGAGGAACTGCGCGACCTTTAACCCCACGGACGACCTGGTGCTGAACGACGGCGTGCTGTGGGACGTACGCTCTGCTCAGGCCATCCACAAGTTCGACAAGTTCAACATGAACATCAGCGGCGTGTTTCACCCCAACGGGCAGGAGGTCATCATCAACACGGAGATC TGGGACCTGAGGACGTTTCACCTGCTGCACACGGTGCCTGCGCTGGACCAGTGCAGGATCGTCTTCAACAACAACGGCACGGTCATCTACGGAG CGATGCTGCAGGCCGACGACGAGGACGACATGATGGAGCAGCAGATGAAGAGTCCGTTCGGCTCCTCCTTCAGAACGTTCGACGCCACGGACTACAAGCCCATTG CAACCATTGATGTGAAAAGAAACATATTTGATCTGTGCACAGACACCAAAGACTGTTACCTGGCCGTCATAGAG AACCAGGACTCCATCAACATGGACACGGTGTGCCGTCTCTACGAGGTCGGCAGGCAGCGCCTtgcggaggaagaggaggacgaggaagatCAG GAGGATGAAGACCAGGAGGACGACGATGACGATGACGACTCAGACGATGACCTCGACACGGACCCCCTCCTAGCGGAACTGGAGAACGAGAACAACGgcgaggaggaagaagatggagAGCAGGACTTCTCCCCGTCTGATGATGAAGAGGTGGCGCGTCTGCTGGAGGAAGGCGGGGATGacgatgaggatgatgaggaggaggaggaggatgatgaggacGACGACGATGATTCTGATGATAATGAGGAAGATGTTGAGCTGGTGCTGGACAACA CAGGCAGCTCGGACAACTCGGACATGGAAGACGACATCATTCTGTCACTGAACGAATGA
- the dcaf1 gene encoding DDB1- and CUL4-associated factor 1 isoform X2: protein MASASEASVDSKAELTTLLEQWEREQLGSTPDLVAILTKISELVERETEEYHKADPDPFDDRHPGRADPECMLGHLLKILFKNDDFMNALVNTYMMSSREVSLNTAACCLLLDIMPGLETAVVFQEKEGIVERLFKWAQEAERPLRIYATGLLAGAMENQDIAANYREENSVLVPLMLHRLRELQEGAAETRKDLRRPSSRKSRGEPLLTLDEEMVAGSGFQDKNGREEEGEEAEQDGLEFSSSKSFVLAGRPDSAAKDPAKPGGLEEADGQVEASSQWRRAAECENGRKAKQKLKYAPPEPDRSFGELSNSSWSEMSPWVIGNNYHLYPLTPGIEQRLILQYLTPLGEYQELLAVFMQLGARELLIHYMDLKQTNDVQLTFEALKYLASLLLHKKFAAEFVAHGGVQKLLEIPRPSMAATGVSLCLYYLAYNQDAMERVCVLPHSVLADVVRYALWLLECSHASGCCHATMFFSISFSFRAVLELFDQQDGLRRLVNLISTLEILNPEDQGALLSDDEIFSSRQTAKHTCMALRRYFEAHLAIKVEQVKQSLQRSEGGAPIHPQPYYKACTYTHEQVVEMIEFLFEYGPVRLYWEPAEVFHKLSCVQLLLQLISIACDWRTYYGRSDTVRYALDILSILTVVPKTQLLLAEPVAVLDEGGSTISTVGMSIVLVVAEGEVFVNDAEIQKSALQVIINCVCAPDKRMSSIGKFIAGTPRRRLPQANRGSESVLAKMWNVVQSNNGIKVLLSLLTVKTPITDADQIRVLACKALVGLARSAAVRQIISKLPLFSSGQIQTLMKEPVLQDKRSEHVRFCKFAAELIERVSGKPLLMGTDVSLARLQRASVVAQTRISFPEKELLLLVRNHLVAKGLNDTANMLTKEADLPMAPLPLGHAHPAVPAVTMATSPTPAAIHSRTPRLANGVAARLGGHSSTPPALLHSQPRSCTPQGSALSSAAASNTPPLHSTSSPLIGRIVFSRERASPCGAGGRKPRVLRQKSDHGAFNQSPAMKKQLDRHLPSPPALDGIITEYLREQHARCKNPVTTCPLFSLFTPHQCPEPKQRRQAPANFTARHSCRAIDPKYGGVDGGCFDRHLIFSRFRPISVFREADEDESGFTCCAFSARERFLMLGTCTGQLKLYNVFTGQEEASYSCHGSAITHLEPSRDGSLLLTSASWSYPLSALWGMKSVFIMKHSFSDDHYVEFSKLSQDRVIGTKEHIAHIYDIQAGQKTLTLNNPDLANNYKRNCATFNPTDDLVLNDGVLWDVRSAQAIHKFDKFNMNISGVFHPNGQEVIINTEIWDLRTFHLLHTVPALDQCRIVFNNNGTVIYGAMLQADDEDDMMEQQMKSPFGSSFRTFDATDYKPIATIDVKRNIFDLCTDTKDCYLAVIENQDSINMDTVCRLYEVGRQRLAEEEEDEEDQEDEDQEDDDDDDDSDDDLDTDPLLAELENENNGEEEEDGEQDFSPSDDEEVARLLEEGGDDDEDDEEEEEDDEDDDDDSDDNEEDVELVLDNSSSDNSDMEDDIILSLNE from the exons GATCTCCGAGCTGGTAGAGCGGGAGACTGAGGAGTACCACAAAGCTGACCCGGACCCGTTCGATGATCGACACCCAG GACGGGCGGACCCAGAGTGCATGCTGGGGCACCTGCTGAAGATCCTGTTTAAGAACGACGACTTCATGAACGCG CTGGTGAACACGTACATGATGAGCAGTCGGGAGGTGTCCCTCAACACGGCTGCATGCTGCCTGCTGCTGGACATCATGCCTGGGCTGGAGACTGCCGTGGTCTTCCAGGAGAAG GAGGGAATTGTGGAGAGGCTGTTTAAGTGGGCTCAGGAGGCGGAGCGGCCGCTGCGGATCTACGCCACCGGTCTTCTAGCTGGAGCTATGGAGAACCAGGACATTGCAGCCAACTACCGCGAGGAGAACTCTGTGCTG GTGCCGCTGATGCTGCACCGCCTGCGTGAGCTGCAGGAGGGAGCGGCTGAGACCCGGAAGGACCTGAGGCGGCCGAGCTCCAGAAAGAGCCGCGGTGAGCCGCTGCTGACACTGGACGAGGAGATGGTGGCAGGCTCCGGGTTCCAGGACAAAAATGGCCgagaggaggagggcgaggagGCGGAGCAGGACGGCctggagttcagcagcagcaagTCCTTCGTCCTCGCCGGCCGGCCCGACTCCGCCGCCAAGGATCCGGCGAAGCCGGGAGGCCTGGAGGAGGCGGACGGGCAGGTGGAGGCCAGCAGCCAGTGGAGGAGGGCGGCCGAGTGCGAGAACGGCCGCAAGGCCAAGCAGAAGCTGAAGTACGCCCCGCCCGAGCCGGACCGCAGCTTCGGCGAGCTGTCCAACAGCAGCTGGTCCGAAATGAGTCCCTGGGTCATCGGGAACAACTACCACCTCTACCCCCTGACCCCCGGCATCGAGCAGCGCCTCATCCTGCAGTACCTCACGCCGCTGGGGGAGTACCAGGAG CTCCTGGCCGTGTTCATGCAGCTGGGAGCGCGCGAGCTGCTCATCCACTACATGGACCTCAAGCAGACCAACGACGTGCAGCTCACCTTCGAGGCGCTGAAG TACCTGGCCTCCTTGCTCCTCCACAAGAAGTTTGCCGCAGAGTTCGTTGCTCACGGCGGCGTTCAGAAGCTCCTGGAAATCCCGCGGCCATCGATGGCCGCCACCGGGGTCTCCCTGTGCCTGTACTACCTGGCCTACAACCAGGACGCCATGGAGCGG gtgtgtgtgctgcCTCACTCGGTCCTGGCCGACGTGGTGAGGTACGCGCTCTGGCTGCTGGAGTGTTCTCACGCGTCCGGCTGTTGCCATGCAACCATGTTCTTCTCAATCTCCTTCTCCTTCCGGGCGGTTTTGGAACTGTTCGACCAGCAGGATGGACTCCGTCGTCTCGTCAACTTg ATCAGCACTCTGGAAATCCTGAACCCAGAGGACCAGGGGGCGCTGTTGAGCGACGACGAGATCTTCTCCAGCCGCCAGACGGCCAAGCACACCTGCATGGCGCTGCGCCGCTACTTCGAGGCTCACCTGGCCATCAAGGTGGAGCAGGTGAAACAGTCGCTGCAGCGCAGCGAGGGCGGAGCTCCCATACACCCACAGCCGTACTACAAG GCGTGCACATACACTCACGAGCAGGTGGTAGAGATGATCGAGTTTCTGTTTGAGTACGGACCCGTCCGGCTCTACTGGGAACCCGCCGAGGTCTTCCACAAGCTGTCCTGcgtccagctgctgctgcagctcatcTCCATCGCCTGCGACTGGAGGACTTACTACGGCAG GAGCGACACGGTGCGCTACGCCCTGGACATCCTGAGCATCCTCACCGTGGTGCCCAAAACCCAGCTGCTGCTGGCCGAGCCCGTGGCCGTGCTGGACGAGGGCGGCTCCACCATCTCCACCGTGG GGATGAGCATCGTGCTGGTCGTGGCAGAAGGCGAGGTGTTCGTCAACGACGCCGAGATCCAGAAATCCGCCCTTCAGGTCATAATCAACTGCGTGTGCGCGCCGGACAAGCGCATGTCCAGCATCGGGAAGTTCATCGCCGGCACGCCGCGCCGCCGCCTGCCCCAGGCCAATCGCGGCAGCGAGAGCGTCCTGGCCAAGATGTGGAACGTGGTGCAGTCCAACAACGGCATCAAGGTGCTGCTGTCGCTGCTGACGGTCAAGACGCCCATCACGGACGCCGACCAGATCCGGGTGCTGGCCTGCAAGGCGCTGGTGGGCCTGGCGCGCTCGGCCGCGGTGCGGCAGATCATCAGCAAGCTGCCGCTGTTCAGCAGCGGCCAGATCCAGACGCTGATGAAGGAGCCGGTGCTGCAGGACAAGCGCAGCGAGCACGTGCGCTTCTGCAAGTTCGCCGCCGAGCTGATCGAGCGCGTGTCCGGCAAGCCGCTGCTGATGGGCACGGACGTGTCGCTGGCGCGGCTGCAGCGGGCCAGCGTGGTGGCGCAGACGCGCATCTCCTTCCCCGagaaggagctgctgctgctcgtcCGCAACCACCTGGTGGCCAAGGGCCTGAACGACACGGCCAACATGCTCACCAAGGAGGCCGACCTGCCCATGGCGCCGCTGCCGctgggccacgcccaccccgCCGTGCCCGCCGTCACCATGGCGACCTCGCCCACCCCCGCCGCCATCCACTCGAGGACTCCGCGGCTGGCCAACGGGGTGGCGGCGCGGCTGGGCGGCCACTCCTCCACCCCCCCCGCGCTGCTGCACTCCCAGCCGCGCTCGTGCACGCCGCAGGGCTCCGCCCTCTCCTCGGCCGCGGCGTCCAACACGCCTCCCCTCCACAGCACCAGCTCGCCGCTGATCGGCCGGATCGTGTTCTCGCGCGAGCGGGCGTCGCCGTGCGGCGCCGGCGGCCGCAAGCCGCGGGTCCTGCGGCAGAAGTCGGACCACGGCGCCTTCAACCAGAGCCCCGCCATGAAGAAGCAGCTGGACCGGCACCTGCCCTCGCCGCCGGCGCTGGACGGCATCATCACCGAGTACCTGCGCGAGCAGCACGCGCGCTGCAAGAACCCCGTCACCACCTGCCCGCTCTTCAGCCTCTTCACGCCGCACCAGTGCCCCGAGCCCAAGCAGCGGCGCCAGGCGCCCGCCAACTTCACCGCCCGCCACAGCTGCCGCGCCATCGACCCCAAGTACGGCGGCGTGGACGGCGGCTGCTTCGACCGCCACCTCATCTTCAGCCGCTTCCGGCCCATCTCGGTGTTCCGCGAGGCCGACGAGGACGAGAGCGGCTTCACCTGCTGCGCCTTCTCCGCCCGCGAGCGCTTCCTCATGCTGGGCACCTGCACCGGGCAGCTGAAGCTCTACAACGTCTTCACCGGGCAGGAGGAGGCCAGTTACAGCTGCCACGGCTCGGCCATCACTCACCTGGAGCCGTCCCGG GACGGCTCTCTGCTGCTGACCTCGGCCTCCTGGAGTTACCCGCTGTCCGCGCTCTGGGGCATGAAGTCCGTTTTCATCATGAA GCATTCGTTTTCAGACGATCATTACGTGGAGTTCAGTAAACTCTCTCAGGACAGGGTCATCGGGACGAAGGAGCACATAGCacat ATTTACGACATCCAGGCGGGTCAGAAAACCTTGACCTTAAACAACCCTGACCTGGCCAACAATTACAAGAGGAACTGCGCGACCTTTAACCCCACGGACGACCTGGTGCTGAACGACGGCGTGCTGTGGGACGTACGCTCTGCTCAGGCCATCCACAAGTTCGACAAGTTCAACATGAACATCAGCGGCGTGTTTCACCCCAACGGGCAGGAGGTCATCATCAACACGGAGATC TGGGACCTGAGGACGTTTCACCTGCTGCACACGGTGCCTGCGCTGGACCAGTGCAGGATCGTCTTCAACAACAACGGCACGGTCATCTACGGAG CGATGCTGCAGGCCGACGACGAGGACGACATGATGGAGCAGCAGATGAAGAGTCCGTTCGGCTCCTCCTTCAGAACGTTCGACGCCACGGACTACAAGCCCATTG CAACCATTGATGTGAAAAGAAACATATTTGATCTGTGCACAGACACCAAAGACTGTTACCTGGCCGTCATAGAG AACCAGGACTCCATCAACATGGACACGGTGTGCCGTCTCTACGAGGTCGGCAGGCAGCGCCTtgcggaggaagaggaggacgaggaagatCAG GAGGATGAAGACCAGGAGGACGACGATGACGATGACGACTCAGACGATGACCTCGACACGGACCCCCTCCTAGCGGAACTGGAGAACGAGAACAACGgcgaggaggaagaagatggagAGCAGGACTTCTCCCCGTCTGATGATGAAGAGGTGGCGCGTCTGCTGGAGGAAGGCGGGGATGacgatgaggatgatgaggaggaggaggaggatgatgaggacGACGACGATGATTCTGATGATAATGAGGAAGATGTTGAGCTGGTGCTGGACAACA GCAGCTCGGACAACTCGGACATGGAAGACGACATCATTCTGTCACTGAACGAATGA